From a region of the Phaeodactylum tricornutum CCAP 1055/1 chromosome 4, whole genome shotgun sequence genome:
- a CDS encoding predicted protein, protein MTATPTSQRKVVLPILPRYHGRSQTLECFEPMSSPSPDKRLRNIVDQVSELTLQSASASQTAEETTYKTPTPQEQRHWNSSSLASRLKAQSAPSSSETSLATPVSYKRQLFWTPTNGNLSLQRKRSCTNSFLLQNAPRLPTSPDFSARYDTPKLEDGVPMLPEIFFPSLAPATQIPELEQSRNNPHPPPMPLMSPLPISENCFCFQPLKMRRGETPFLSP, encoded by the coding sequence ATGACGGCCACGCCAACATCGCAACGGAAAGTCGTGCTCCCCATTCTGCCTCGCTACCACGGACGCTCACAAACTTTGGAGTGCTTCGAACCAATGTCGAGTCCATCCCCAGACAAAAGGCTTCGGAATATTGTGGATCAAGTCTCAGAACTGACACTGCAGTCAGCTTCAGCTTCGCAAACCGCCGAAGAAACGACCTACAAGACACCGACTCCACAGGAGCAACGGCATTGGAACAGCAGTAGTCTTGCCTCCAGACTGAAGGCACAGTCCGCACCCAGCAGTTCGGAAACAAGCTTGGCTACGCCAGTCTCCTACAAACGACAATTATTTTGGACACCGACAAACGGGAACCTTTCTcttcaaaggaaaaggagtTGTACCAATTCGTTTCTCCTCCAAAACGCTCCTCGTCTCCCTACTAGCCCCGACTTTTCTGCACGATATGACACTCCCAAGCTCGAAGATGGTGTACCAATGCTTCCAGAAATTTTTTTTCCGAGCTTAGCACCTGCCACACAAATACCCGAGCTGGAACAATCAAGAAACAATCCACATCCTCCCCCAATGCCCCTCATGTCTCCCTTGCCGATATCGGAAAATTGCTTTTGTTTCCAACCTTTGAAAATGCGTCGTGGGGAAACCCCCTTTTTATCACCGTAA
- a CDS encoding predicted protein has product MRLIGVLGGFFLATTLGVPHFLVNALLQVQLTRRIIKCTGRYVSNSPNHLNSHERQASKNDHPETSSDVTRLASTNISASEYGDIQRYKNRAALTEHALKSQRNDMIAIQGKLLILQDVVGKLKIKAETKSQEATHWKRQHLDGEMMHREAQSDMKRLTHEYQQGRRELEEQTKDYQRDLNAFKQAYDSERRRWQEEQMKHTESEKDLRLKIKALQQELFDMDASFELTQEQLLTKQQHLKREKTMTQQALHAEFLTSSSLRKDIAEARLERDEALIRTRNQTTMEESMEIAKASVTAAERRESDIRVECEMLQIYILKLGAEKEILNKRLEVAQKQRDKVDKELRNVKDLSTERDSLRAEVALLKKQVETAESQYADTGNKDEFQFEKEVDMMQDEYKNRERELELLLEERTSYRILRLWQRFRERFKRRGQKRNSKI; this is encoded by the coding sequence ATGAGATTAATCGGAGTCCTTGGCGGCTTCTTTCTCGCAACCACCCTCGGCGTACCACATTTTCTGGTCAATGCTCTTCTACAGGTTCAGCTCACTAGAAGAATCATTAAATGTACGGGACGATATGTTTCAAACTCTCCAAACCACTTGAACAGCCATGAACGACAGGCGTCCAAGAACGACCATCCAGAGACATCATCGGATGTGACACGCTTAGCATCCACAAACATATCCGCTAGCGAATACGGCGATATCCAGAGATATAAAAACCGTGCTGCTCTAACAGAGCATGCGCTTAAATCGCAAAGGAATGACATGATTGCAATACAGGGAAAACTTTTGATTTTACAAGACGTAGTTGGCAAGTTGAAGATAAAAGCCGAGACCAAAAGCCAAGAAGCAACCCACTGGAAGAGGCAACACTTGGACGGAGAAATGATGCATCGAGAGGCGCAGAGTGATATGAAACGACTGACTCACGAATACCAGCAGGGCAGACGGGAACTAGAGGAGCAAACGAAGGATTACCAACGAGATCTCAATGCCTTCAAGCAAGCGTATGATTCAGAGCGGAGGCGTTGGCAAGAAGAGCAAATGAAGCATACAGAATCAGAGAAAGATCTTCGATTGAAAATAAAAGCGTTGCAACAGGAGTTGTTTGACATGGATGCGTCGTTTGAGCTCACCCAGGAACAGCTATTGACCAAGCAGCAACACCTCAAGAGAGAGAAGACTATGACCCAGCAAGCACTCCACGCGGAATTCCTAACTTCATCATCTCTGCGTAAAGATATTGCTGAGGCTCGTCTAGAACGCGATGAAGCGCTGATACGGACTCGGAACCAAACGACAATGGAAGAGTCCATGGAAATTGCGAAGGCTTCTGTCACTGCTGCTGAACGACGCGAAAGCGATATTCGAGTTGAGTGCGAAATGCTGCAGATATACATATTGAAACTCGGtgccgaaaaagaaatcttgAACAAGCGTTTGGAAGTTGCGCAAAAACAACGTGACAAGGTCGACAAAGAATTGCGGAATGTCAAGGACCTTTCGACCGAGAGAGACAGCCTTCGTGCAGAAGTAGCTCTGTTGAAGAAGCAAGTCGAGACGGCGGAATCGCAGTACGCAGACACAGGAAACAAAGATGAATTtcaatttgaaaaagaagttgACATGATGCAGGACGAGTACAAAAATCGCGAAAGGGAACTAGAGCTTCTTCTTGAAGAACGAACAAGTTACCGCATACTGCGGTTGTGGCAACGATTTAGAGAGCGCTTTAAAAGGAGAggacaaaaaagaaacagtAAGATATAG
- a CDS encoding predicted protein: MGDKDEVPAGTSWRQTLLTSDEVYLYTVPTLKTSSGHRAEDWNLANPIQTCKLLVERRGDSLALEFRHDEKLFAQATIDLTIRKEVQIHKWLESTVDSSRYFVVKIQGSGGREALVGFGFRDRDVATDLRESLQHYENSIRRQRKAEDFTMSTTNSYSIPMLMEGEKIHFDGKSGKSTITRKVKDKGNSVPILVRKPPPAATGHNPPAPKERGTTKEE; encoded by the exons ATGGGAGACAAAGACGAGGTACCAGCAGGCACTTCTTGGAGGCAAACACTGTTGACTTCCGACGAAGTCTATCTATATACGGTGCCCACCCTGAAGACTTCTAGTGGTCACAG AGCGGAAGACTGGAATCTGGCGAACCCCATACAAACGTGCAAACTTCTTGTCGAGCGTCGTGGAGATTCTCTCGCACTGGAATTCCGGCATGACGAGAAGCTCTTCGCACAGGCCACAATTGACTTAACAATCAGGAAAGAGGTCCAAATACACAAGTGGCTGGAATCTACAGTCGATAGCTCGCGATACTTCGTTGTCAAAATTCAAGGATCTGGAGGTCGTGAAGCATTGGTAGGATTTGGCTTTCGAGATCGTGATGTCGCTACGGATCTCCGCGAATCGCTACAACACTACGAAAATTCAATTAgaaggcaaagaaaagctGAAGATTTCACAATGTCGACGACAAATTCTTATAGTATTCCAATGCTTATGGAAGGAGAAAAGATTCACTTTGACGGAAAGTCAGGCAAATCAACCATTACAAGGAAAGTGAAAGACAAAGGCAACTCAGTACCGATTTTAGTCAGAAAGCCACCACCAGCTGCAACAGGGCACAATCCACCAGCACCGAAAGAGAGGGGAACTACGAAGGAAGAATAA
- a CDS encoding predicted protein, protein MLPLQRKKVAMAFPKWPTVTLNLWTLLVSSSLLCFVVYQLAVQKFKVELYEMGRQQRIHELIQQSAPIDASVIEELYQAISSERLARIANKFKEVYSLNDPFPHITIDGIFPKRFLEEVLKENHESVGANGCLAGAGKCFQERVQKKKSAIEEDDLMGLHTKILFSAMKSSNFIHFLEMLTGIQDIIPDPHYRGSGIHLTATGGNLNVHADFNKYEAYQLDRRVNSFVFLNQDWPESYGGHLEFWTKDMGSCVQRILPVFGRFVVFSSTDFSYHGHPQPLSTPEGRARRSLALYYYTNGRPANECLKGDCSGRGHSTLFQRPVGCKICEEQTCKAYRDNEKLPYWEDSEANT, encoded by the coding sequence ATGCTCCCTTTACAACGCAAGAAGGTTGCCATGGCATTTCCAAAATGGCCAACTGTCACGCTAAATCTGTGGACCCTTCTTGTTTCGTCAAGCCTTCTTTGCTTTGTTGTCTACCAACTGGCCGTACAAAAATTCAAAGTTGAACTGTACGAGATGGGCCGCCAGCAGCGTATTCATGAGCTTATTCAGCAAAGCGCACCAATAGATGCGTCTGTGATCGAAGAGTTGTATCAAGCTATTTCATCAGAGAGGTTGGCTCGGATTGCAAACAAGTTCAAGGAAGTATATTCACTCAATGATCCGTTTCCACATATAACAATCGACGGAATTTTTCCCAAGCGATTTTTGGAGGAAGTTTTAAAAGAAAACCACGAATCTGTTGGTGCGAATGGATGCCTCGCAGGTGCTGGGAAGTGTTTTCAAGAGAGAGtccagaaaaagaaatcagCTATTGAAGAAGACGATCTGATGGGACTACACACCAAGATTCTATTTTCTGCGATGAAAAGCTCAAACTTCATTCATTTTCTGGAAATGCTAACGGGCATTCAAGATATCATACCCGATCCGCATTACCGTGGTAGTGGCATACATTTGACAGCTACCGGCGGGAACCTCAACGTCCACGCTGACTTCAACAAGTATGAGGCCTACCAGCTGGACCGGCGAGTTAATTCTTTTGTATTTCTAAATCAAGACTGGCCTGAGTCCTACGGTGGGCATTTGGAGTTCTGGACAAAAGATATGGGTTCCTGTGTCCAGCGCATTCTTCCAGTCTTTGGGCGCTTCGTTGTCTTTTCGTCCACCGATTTTTCGTACCATGGTCATCCCCAGCCTTTATCTACACCGGAAGGTCGGGCTCGCAGATCCTTAGCTTTGTACTACTATACAAATGGAAGACCTGCGAATGAATGTCTGAAAGGCGACTGTAGTGGTAGAGGGCATTCTACGTTGTTCCAAAGACCGGTTGGCTGCAAGATATGTGAGGAACAGACTTGCAAGGCGTACAGAGACAATGAAAAACTTCCGTACTGGGAAGATTCGGAGGCGAACACATGA